From Burkholderia sp. WP9, a single genomic window includes:
- the adh gene encoding aldehyde dehydrogenase — protein MNHADMQFLDVEFPYARQYANFIGGEWVPPVRGEYFDNVSPITGEPFTSIPRSTEEDIELALDAAHRARKAWADTSPALRANILNRIADRMEQNLSRIAFAESIDNGKPIRETLAADIPLAIDHFRYFAGCIRAQEGTLSEIDADTVAYHFHEPLGVVGQIIPWNFPILMAVWKVAPALAAGNCIVLKPAEQTPASILVLVELIQDLLPPGVLNVVNGFGLEAGKPLASSKRIAKIAFTGETSTGRLIMQYASQNIIPVTLELGGKSPNIFFADVIDRDDGFFDKALEGFAMFALNQGEVCTCPSRVLIEEKIYDRFMERALKRVAAITQGHPLDTRTMIGAQASQEQLEKILSYVDLGKQEGAECLIGGERNALGGELSKGYYVKPTVFRGHNKMRIFQEEIFGPVVSVTTFRNEEEALEIANDSLYGLGAGVWTRDGTRAYRFGRQIQAGRVWTNCYHAYPAHAAFGGYKQSGIGRETHKMMLDHYQQTKNLLVSYSDKPLGFF, from the coding sequence ATGAATCACGCAGATATGCAGTTTCTCGATGTCGAATTTCCGTATGCGCGGCAATACGCCAATTTCATCGGCGGCGAGTGGGTTCCTCCGGTGCGTGGCGAGTACTTCGACAACGTGTCGCCGATCACCGGCGAACCCTTTACGTCGATTCCCCGTTCGACGGAAGAAGACATCGAACTCGCTCTGGATGCGGCTCACCGCGCCCGCAAAGCCTGGGCCGATACGTCGCCCGCCTTGCGCGCGAACATCCTGAACCGTATTGCGGACCGCATGGAGCAGAACCTCTCGCGCATCGCATTCGCCGAATCGATCGACAACGGCAAACCGATCCGCGAAACACTCGCCGCGGACATCCCGCTCGCGATCGATCATTTCCGCTATTTCGCCGGTTGCATTCGCGCACAGGAAGGGACGCTCTCCGAGATCGACGCGGATACCGTGGCCTATCATTTTCATGAGCCACTGGGTGTGGTCGGTCAGATCATTCCGTGGAATTTCCCGATCCTGATGGCCGTGTGGAAAGTCGCGCCGGCACTCGCAGCGGGAAACTGCATCGTGCTCAAGCCTGCCGAGCAAACACCCGCATCGATTCTCGTGCTGGTCGAACTGATTCAGGACTTGCTGCCGCCGGGTGTGCTGAACGTGGTCAACGGTTTCGGCCTCGAAGCCGGCAAGCCGCTGGCATCGAGCAAGCGCATCGCCAAGATTGCGTTTACCGGAGAGACTTCGACCGGCCGCCTCATCATGCAGTACGCGAGCCAGAACATCATTCCCGTCACGCTCGAACTTGGCGGCAAAAGCCCGAACATTTTCTTCGCCGACGTGATCGATCGTGACGACGGGTTTTTCGACAAGGCTCTCGAAGGCTTCGCGATGTTCGCGTTGAATCAGGGTGAAGTGTGCACGTGTCCGTCACGCGTATTGATCGAAGAAAAGATTTACGACCGCTTCATGGAACGCGCGCTGAAACGCGTCGCCGCCATCACGCAAGGGCATCCGCTCGACACCAGAACGATGATCGGTGCGCAGGCCTCGCAGGAACAGTTGGAGAAGATTCTTTCGTATGTCGATCTGGGCAAACAGGAGGGCGCCGAATGCCTGATCGGCGGTGAGCGCAATGCGCTTGGCGGCGAATTGAGCAAAGGCTATTACGTCAAGCCGACCGTGTTCCGCGGCCACAACAAGATGCGCATCTTCCAGGAAGAGATTTTCGGACCGGTAGTCTCGGTCACGACGTTCAGGAACGAAGAAGAGGCGCTCGAAATCGCCAACGACTCGCTCTACGGCCTCGGCGCCGGCGTGTGGACGCGCGACGGCACACGTGCCTACCGCTTCGGCAGGCAGATTCAGGCGGGCCGCGTGTGGACGAACTGCTACCACGCCTATCCGGCGCATGCGGCGTTTGGCGGCTACAAGCAGTCCGGCATTGGCCGCGAAACGCACAAGATGATGCTCGACCACTATCAGCAAACGAAGAACCTGCTCGTGAGCTATAGCGACAAGCCGTTGGGCTTCTTCTAA
- a CDS encoding 2,3-bisphosphoglycerate-dependent phosphoglycerate mutase: MSPQAGTLVVLRHGQSIWNRANRFTGWSDVGLSIQGVADAQRVGERLHEAGFRFDLAVSSALLRATDTLAHVLRTLEQPVPNIVRSWRLNDRHYGMLTGMEKNEAALAFGAERVRLWRRGFDLAPPALDADQHAALVRALHDDAMPAADALPRTESLRDTLRRVLPLWDDCVAPALTRGQSVLMVGHGNSLRALFKQLDGIGDDAIASVEVAHAQPLVMRFDAALSVISRTPLAALAASR; this comes from the coding sequence ATGAGTCCTCAAGCGGGCACTCTGGTCGTGCTGCGTCACGGCCAGTCGATATGGAATCGCGCTAACCGTTTTACCGGCTGGAGCGACGTCGGCCTGTCCATCCAGGGTGTGGCCGACGCGCAGCGCGTTGGGGAGCGGTTGCACGAGGCGGGCTTTCGCTTCGATCTCGCGGTGAGCTCGGCGTTGCTGCGCGCCACCGACACGCTCGCGCATGTACTGCGAACCCTGGAGCAGCCGGTGCCCAACATCGTGCGCTCGTGGCGGCTCAACGATCGCCATTACGGCATGCTGACGGGGATGGAAAAGAACGAGGCAGCACTTGCCTTTGGCGCGGAACGCGTGCGGCTATGGCGGCGCGGCTTCGATCTCGCGCCGCCCGCGCTCGACGCGGACCAGCACGCGGCCCTGGTGCGCGCGCTGCATGACGACGCGATGCCCGCTGCCGACGCGCTGCCACGCACCGAAAGCCTGCGCGACACGCTGCGGCGCGTGCTGCCGCTGTGGGACGACTGCGTTGCACCTGCGCTGACCCGCGGACAGTCCGTGCTGATGGTGGGGCACGGCAACTCGTTGCGCGCGCTTTTCAAGCAACTCGACGGCATTGGCGACGACGCAATCGCGTCGGTCGAAGTTGCGCATGCGCAGCCGTTGGTCATGAGATTCGATGCAGCGCTCTCCGTTATTTCGCGCACACCGCTTGCCGCGCTGGCAGCAAGCCGCTGA
- a CDS encoding carboxymuconolactone decarboxylase family protein, whose amino-acid sequence MTQTTPQPDASRLRDELVSLHGKASPEWDSLVRLDPRFVDAYLKFAGVPRRRNHLDDKTRAFIALAADACATQLYAPGVARHIERALSFGATRDELIEVLELISTIGIHTSNVGVPVLLEVLKEEGLRHGAPPLDERRQMLKAEFEKNRGYWHPTWEGLLELDPDLFEAYVEFSSVPWRTGVLSPKIKEFMYCAFDASATHLYVPGLKLHIRNALRYGATAGELMELLEIVSVTGIHGAELGAPLLEAALKRSGAAAGDPHA is encoded by the coding sequence ATGACCCAGACCACACCGCAGCCCGACGCGTCGCGTCTTCGCGATGAACTCGTCAGTCTGCACGGCAAGGCGAGTCCCGAATGGGACAGCCTCGTGCGCCTCGACCCGCGTTTCGTGGATGCGTACCTGAAGTTCGCGGGCGTACCGCGGCGCAGGAATCATCTCGACGACAAGACGCGCGCGTTCATTGCGCTCGCCGCCGATGCCTGCGCGACGCAGTTGTACGCACCGGGTGTCGCGCGCCATATTGAACGGGCGCTGTCTTTTGGCGCGACGCGCGACGAGTTGATCGAAGTGCTGGAGTTGATCAGCACGATCGGCATTCACACCAGCAACGTCGGCGTGCCGGTGCTGCTCGAAGTGCTGAAAGAAGAGGGCTTACGTCATGGCGCGCCACCGCTCGACGAACGCAGGCAAATGCTGAAAGCCGAGTTCGAGAAGAATCGCGGCTATTGGCACCCCACCTGGGAAGGCCTGCTCGAACTCGATCCTGACCTGTTCGAGGCGTATGTCGAGTTCTCGTCCGTACCGTGGCGCACCGGCGTGCTGAGCCCGAAAATCAAGGAGTTCATGTACTGCGCGTTCGACGCCTCGGCGACGCACCTCTACGTGCCGGGCCTCAAGCTGCACATCCGTAACGCGCTGCGTTACGGCGCGACTGCCGGGGAATTGATGGAGTTGCTGGAGATTGTCAGCGTAACGGGGATTCACGGCGCGGAGCTGGGCGCGCCGTTGCTGGAAGCCGCACTCAAGCGCAGCGGCGCGGCGGCGGGAGACCCGCATGCGTAA
- a CDS encoding carboxymuconolactone decarboxylase family protein, translating into MDTNDRFNKGFENRKEVLGAAHVEKSWANADDFNRPMQKFVTESCWGDIWGDPTLSFKTRSMLNLGMLTAMSQHHELSVHVKGALRNGVSKEEIRAVLMQAAVYCGAPLALAAFRVASEAIRTYEAETGAA; encoded by the coding sequence ATGGATACCAACGACCGCTTCAACAAGGGTTTCGAAAATCGCAAGGAAGTACTGGGCGCCGCTCACGTCGAAAAATCGTGGGCCAATGCCGACGACTTCAACCGGCCGATGCAGAAGTTCGTCACCGAAAGTTGCTGGGGCGACATCTGGGGCGACCCGACGCTGTCGTTCAAGACGCGCAGCATGTTGAACCTCGGCATGCTGACGGCGATGAGCCAGCATCACGAATTGTCGGTGCATGTGAAGGGCGCGCTGCGCAACGGCGTGAGCAAGGAAGAAATCCGCGCGGTGCTGATGCAGGCCGCCGTTTATTGCGGCGCGCCGCTCGCGCTCGCGGCTTTCCGCGTGGCGAGCGAGGCGATCAGGACATACGAAGCGGAAACAGGCGCGGCCTGA
- a CDS encoding cupin domain-containing protein: protein MKVFHGRAAGAMSERRSDTFTGTVWADPVMPATNGVTINTVFFAPGGRTYWHTHEHGQVLQVTAGQGWICLDGEEPQPIRQGDIVFIGPNERHWHGASEGSYMVHIATSIGKGTWQEEVAQRDYPATVAATVAATVVATAAT from the coding sequence ATGAAGGTCTTTCACGGCAGAGCGGCAGGCGCGATGTCCGAGCGCCGCAGCGACACGTTTACCGGCACCGTCTGGGCCGACCCGGTAATGCCGGCCACTAACGGCGTCACCATTAACACGGTGTTTTTCGCACCGGGCGGCCGCACCTATTGGCACACGCACGAGCACGGCCAGGTCCTGCAGGTCACGGCCGGTCAGGGCTGGATCTGTCTGGACGGGGAAGAGCCGCAGCCGATTCGCCAGGGCGACATTGTGTTCATCGGACCGAACGAGCGGCATTGGCATGGTGCGAGCGAAGGCAGCTACATGGTTCACATCGCGACGTCGATTGGTAAGGGCACGTGGCAGGAAGAAGTCGCGCAGCGGGACTATCCGGCAACGGTAGCGGCAACGGTAGCGGCAACGGTCGTGGCAACGGCAGCAACTTAG
- a CDS encoding NIPSNAP family protein, translating into MIVEMRIYHCAPTRLPALLERFTSTTLGFFEKYGIEQIGFWTTLIGPSNHALTYMVKWESLAEREQKWNAFQADPDWIAKRAATEADKPIVERIENHFLTPTAFSALR; encoded by the coding sequence ATGATCGTTGAAATGCGTATTTACCATTGTGCGCCGACGCGCCTGCCGGCACTGCTCGAACGCTTCACGTCGACCACGCTCGGCTTTTTCGAAAAGTACGGCATCGAACAGATTGGTTTCTGGACCACGCTGATCGGTCCGAGCAATCACGCGCTGACCTATATGGTGAAGTGGGAAAGCCTCGCGGAGCGCGAGCAGAAATGGAACGCGTTCCAGGCCGATCCCGACTGGATCGCCAAACGGGCGGCGACAGAAGCTGACAAGCCGATCGTCGAGCGCATCGAGAACCACTTCCTCACGCCGACCGCCTTCTCGGCGCTGCGCTAG
- a CDS encoding aldehyde dehydrogenase family protein: MPRAAQFYIDGRWVEPASAVWFDIVDPSTETSFEKLAMGNAEDVDRAVAAARRAFAAWAATSVAERVALLKRIVTIYERRYDEFAEVMRREMGAPITFARNGQAARGPAHLNALIDVLERFEFEEQRGGTRVVLEPIGVCGLITPWNWPVNQIVVKIAPALAAGCTMVLKPSEYSPLSALLFAEVLDEAGLPAGVFNLVNGDGPGVGSAIASHPDIDMVSFTGSTRAGVLVAQSAAETVKRVAQELGGKSANILLDDVDLDQAVTRGVAGCFTNSGQSCSIPTRMLVPRHLMNDAAQIAKRAAQAYRLGPTDDPATQLGPLVNANQFKRVQALIQTGIDEGARLVTGGTGRPDGIDKGYYARPTVFADVAPHMTIAREEIFGPVLSMIPYDSEEQAIDIANGTEYGLAGYVQSADVARARKVGRALRAGGVHLNYPPADFGAPFGGYKRSGNGREWGEAGLREYLETKALVGYGVD, translated from the coding sequence ATGCCACGTGCAGCCCAGTTTTATATCGACGGACGTTGGGTCGAGCCCGCGTCCGCCGTCTGGTTCGACATCGTCGATCCATCGACTGAAACGTCCTTCGAAAAACTCGCGATGGGCAACGCTGAAGATGTCGATCGCGCTGTCGCCGCTGCGCGCCGCGCGTTCGCGGCCTGGGCGGCGACGAGCGTCGCTGAACGCGTCGCATTGCTCAAGCGCATTGTCACGATCTACGAGCGCCGCTACGACGAATTCGCCGAGGTGATGCGCCGCGAAATGGGCGCGCCGATCACGTTCGCGCGCAACGGTCAGGCGGCGCGCGGCCCGGCGCATCTGAATGCGTTGATCGACGTGCTCGAACGCTTCGAGTTCGAGGAGCAGCGCGGCGGCACGCGTGTGGTGCTCGAACCGATCGGCGTGTGCGGTTTGATCACGCCGTGGAACTGGCCGGTCAACCAGATCGTCGTGAAGATCGCACCGGCGCTCGCGGCCGGCTGCACGATGGTGCTCAAGCCAAGCGAGTATTCGCCGCTAAGCGCTCTGCTGTTCGCCGAAGTGCTCGACGAAGCGGGTCTGCCGGCCGGCGTGTTCAATCTCGTCAACGGCGACGGGCCTGGGGTCGGCTCGGCGATCGCGAGCCATCCGGATATCGACATGGTGTCGTTCACCGGTTCGACCCGCGCCGGCGTGCTGGTCGCGCAGTCTGCTGCGGAAACGGTCAAACGCGTCGCTCAGGAACTGGGCGGCAAGTCGGCCAACATCCTGCTCGACGACGTCGACCTGGATCAGGCGGTGACGCGCGGCGTCGCCGGCTGCTTCACCAACTCGGGCCAGTCGTGCTCGATTCCGACCCGCATGCTGGTGCCGCGTCATTTGATGAACGATGCCGCGCAGATCGCGAAGCGCGCCGCGCAGGCGTATCGGCTCGGACCGACCGACGACCCTGCGACGCAGCTTGGCCCGCTCGTCAACGCGAACCAGTTCAAGCGCGTGCAAGCGCTGATCCAGACCGGCATCGACGAAGGCGCGCGTCTCGTCACGGGCGGCACGGGCCGGCCGGATGGCATCGACAAGGGCTACTATGCGCGCCCGACCGTGTTCGCCGATGTCGCGCCGCACATGACCATCGCTCGCGAGGAAATTTTCGGGCCGGTGTTGTCGATGATTCCCTACGACTCGGAGGAGCAGGCGATCGACATTGCAAACGGTACGGAATACGGCCTCGCGGGCTACGTGCAATCCGCGGACGTCGCGCGTGCGCGCAAGGTGGGACGCGCGTTGCGCGCGGGGGGCGTGCATCTGAATTACCCGCCCGCCGATTTCGGCGCGCCCTTCGGCGGCTACAAGCGGTCGGGCAATGGCCGGGAATGGGGCGAAGCGGGCCTGCGCGAATATCTGGAAACCAAGGCGCTGGTCGGCTACGGCGTGGATTGA
- a CDS encoding GntR family transcriptional regulator gives MSTDMGLVRPETLRHHVENVLRQAIVSGRFAPGARLIERELCESLGVSRTSVREALRKLEAEKLVRSVPHKGPIVAVMSKEEAVELYALRGLLEGFAAHEFARLAHDDAIARFGEVAKELRAQAAAKNQDGVLRAKTALYDLLLENCGNALVREILNSLYSRINLLRTTSLMHPERLPDSLREIDRLYKALKARDGEAAQDIARLHVANAEKAALRMLESAE, from the coding sequence ATGTCAACAGACATGGGCTTGGTCAGACCTGAGACGCTGCGGCATCACGTTGAGAACGTGCTGCGGCAGGCGATCGTGAGTGGACGTTTCGCGCCTGGCGCTCGCCTGATCGAACGCGAACTGTGCGAGTCGCTCGGCGTGAGCCGCACGTCCGTGCGCGAGGCATTGCGCAAGCTCGAAGCGGAAAAGCTGGTGCGCAGCGTGCCGCACAAGGGTCCCATCGTCGCGGTGATGTCGAAGGAGGAGGCGGTCGAGCTGTACGCACTGCGCGGGCTGCTCGAAGGTTTCGCCGCCCACGAATTCGCACGCCTTGCCCACGACGATGCCATCGCGCGGTTTGGCGAAGTTGCGAAAGAACTGCGCGCCCAGGCCGCTGCGAAAAATCAGGATGGCGTTCTGCGCGCGAAGACGGCGCTTTATGATCTGCTGCTCGAAAACTGCGGCAACGCGCTGGTCCGCGAAATCCTCAACAGTCTCTATTCGCGCATCAATCTGCTGCGCACCACGTCGCTGATGCATCCGGAGCGGCTGCCGGACAGCCTGCGTGAAATCGACCGGTTATACAAGGCATTGAAGGCTCGCGACGGCGAAGCCGCGCAGGACATCGCGCGGCTGCACGTCGCCAATGCCGAAAAGGCTGCACTGCGGATGCTGGAGAGCGCGGAGTAG
- a CDS encoding NAD(P)-dependent oxidoreductase has product MNKERVGFIGLGNMGGRMTRRLVDAGIAVLGYDTARERVDAAGAKAAGTVGEVLAFADVVMMSLPDSKVVEAVVESEDGVLAHCREGQIVVDLSTAAASSTIRLARRFAERGVRYVDAGISGGAAAAEKGSLTLMVGGAADAVAALQWAFAPISAKVAYMGASGAGHTTKLLNNFLNAVSLAASAEVMVAGKKAGLDLHLLLDVLNSSSGVNFATLNRFPKIVDGDYLEGGLTGKLMTKDVVLYVDRVRELGVMSLNSAGPLASFGLGTALGYGDVISNRVVDAIGDVSGGVRLFDGAHKEENT; this is encoded by the coding sequence ATGAACAAGGAACGGGTCGGCTTTATCGGTCTCGGCAACATGGGCGGGCGCATGACGCGGCGCCTCGTCGACGCAGGCATCGCGGTGCTCGGTTACGACACCGCGCGCGAACGCGTCGACGCGGCGGGCGCGAAGGCAGCGGGCACAGTGGGCGAAGTGCTCGCGTTTGCGGACGTCGTGATGATGTCGCTGCCGGACAGCAAGGTGGTCGAAGCGGTTGTCGAGAGCGAGGACGGCGTGCTCGCGCACTGCCGCGAAGGACAGATCGTGGTCGATCTGAGCACGGCGGCGGCGAGTTCGACGATCCGCCTCGCGCGGCGTTTTGCCGAGCGCGGCGTGCGTTATGTCGATGCGGGTATTTCGGGTGGCGCCGCAGCGGCGGAGAAGGGCTCGCTGACGCTGATGGTGGGCGGCGCCGCGGATGCCGTTGCCGCGCTGCAATGGGCGTTCGCGCCGATCAGCGCGAAAGTCGCATACATGGGAGCGAGCGGCGCCGGCCACACGACCAAGCTGCTCAACAATTTTCTGAACGCCGTGAGTCTTGCCGCCAGTGCCGAAGTGATGGTGGCGGGCAAGAAGGCGGGGCTCGATCTGCACTTGCTGCTCGACGTGCTGAACAGCAGCAGCGGTGTCAACTTCGCCACGCTCAACAGGTTCCCGAAGATCGTCGACGGTGACTATCTGGAAGGCGGCCTGACCGGCAAGCTGATGACCAAGGACGTCGTGCTGTACGTCGACCGCGTTCGCGAACTCGGCGTGATGTCACTGAATTCGGCCGGGCCTCTGGCGAGCTTTGGCCTGGGCACGGCGCTTGGTTATGGCGATGTGATCAGCAACCGTGTCGTCGATGCGATCGGCGACGTGTCGGGCGGCGTGCGGCTGTTCGACGGAGCACACAAGGAGGAAAACACATGA
- a CDS encoding NAD(P)-dependent oxidoreductase: MTQAKRVGFIGLGMMGAPMVQCLRNAGFELFIDDADAARADALAEQTGAHRLSADNAGALDVLITMLPNSAIVEAVVLGDGDNTGWAARLAKGAVVIDMSSSEPERSRELGKTLEAQGLAYLDAPVSGGVKRAKEGTLAILAGGHADVLACCKPLLAAMGANVLHIGAAGAGHAAKALNNYVSAASVAATVEALQIAGRFGIEPAVMTDVLNASTGRSNTSENKARQFMLSGTFASGFALQLMNKDLKIARALAQAVGHPMTFGATCVDVWDEAAQRSTPATDHTELYRLLPGAAS, translated from the coding sequence ATGACACAAGCCAAACGGGTCGGTTTCATCGGCCTCGGCATGATGGGCGCACCGATGGTGCAATGCCTTCGCAACGCGGGCTTCGAACTGTTCATCGACGACGCAGACGCGGCGCGCGCCGATGCGCTGGCAGAACAGACCGGCGCGCACCGTCTGAGCGCGGATAACGCGGGTGCGCTCGACGTCCTGATCACCATGCTGCCCAACTCGGCGATCGTCGAGGCCGTGGTGCTCGGCGACGGGGACAACACGGGCTGGGCCGCGCGGCTCGCGAAAGGCGCGGTAGTGATCGATATGAGTTCGTCGGAGCCGGAGCGTTCGCGCGAACTCGGCAAGACGCTCGAAGCGCAGGGCCTCGCGTATCTGGATGCGCCCGTGTCGGGCGGCGTCAAACGCGCGAAGGAAGGCACGCTGGCGATTCTGGCCGGTGGCCATGCGGACGTGCTCGCGTGCTGCAAGCCGCTGCTCGCCGCGATGGGCGCGAACGTGCTGCATATCGGCGCGGCGGGTGCCGGGCATGCGGCCAAGGCGCTCAACAACTATGTGTCGGCGGCGAGTGTCGCGGCGACAGTCGAGGCGCTGCAAATCGCCGGCCGCTTTGGTATCGAGCCGGCGGTGATGACGGATGTGCTCAATGCGTCGACGGGCCGCAGCAATACGTCGGAGAACAAGGCCAGGCAGTTCATGCTGAGCGGCACGTTCGCTTCCGGCTTCGCGTTGCAGTTGATGAACAAGGATTTGAAGATTGCCCGCGCGCTTGCACAGGCGGTGGGGCATCCCATGACGTTCGGTGCGACCTGCGTCGACGTGTGGGACGAAGCGGCACAGCGCTCCACGCCCGCCACCGACCACACCGAGCTATACCGGCTCCTGCCCGGCGCCGCGTCCTGA
- a CDS encoding MFS transporter — protein sequence MKALTGNDVAMSEGEQSIETKRHNAIKGAFFSEFIDMFDIYLPVVVLSPVLGYFQPPHLSTGMETVLASLVFITTLLGRPVGSLLFGMIADRIGRRMASIWSVSGFGVVTLLIALLPGYESIGIVSYWLLVLLRFVDGIFLGGGYTGAMPLAIEYSKKEQRGFVGGFIIAGFPAAYVTINLVAMLMFALFPLNGMHSPYAQWGWRIPFVLGAALAGLLTMYYVRKVAESEIWESEAADKAATTEKLPLSDLLRGKSGRNLLQVLVMMTGFWLTQNIITIYLPTGLLVKTLHLTGFQMTATLMVTYFVLFFSYIGSGLIAQRIGRRRFFVIVGPLIATVGAVLLYVLANVDGLSLPAIMALVCVLAVLVTSPWGVIVTYINERFVTDVRATGFGVGFSLSVIIPSFYAFYMNWLGAFMPLRLTSVVLLCMGGLIGMIGALMGPETKDVDF from the coding sequence ATGAAAGCGTTGACTGGGAATGACGTTGCAATGTCGGAGGGCGAGCAGTCGATTGAAACGAAGAGGCACAACGCGATCAAGGGCGCGTTCTTCTCCGAGTTCATCGATATGTTCGATATCTATCTGCCGGTGGTGGTGTTGTCACCGGTGCTTGGATATTTCCAGCCGCCGCATCTGTCGACCGGCATGGAGACGGTCCTGGCGTCACTCGTGTTTATCACGACGCTGCTCGGCCGTCCGGTCGGGTCGTTGCTGTTCGGCATGATCGCGGACCGCATTGGCCGCCGCATGGCGTCGATCTGGTCGGTATCGGGCTTTGGGGTGGTGACGCTGCTGATCGCGCTGCTGCCCGGCTATGAAAGCATCGGCATTGTGTCTTACTGGCTGCTGGTGCTGCTGCGCTTTGTCGACGGGATTTTTCTGGGCGGCGGGTATACGGGTGCGATGCCGCTCGCGATCGAGTACTCGAAGAAAGAGCAACGCGGCTTTGTCGGCGGCTTCATCATTGCCGGTTTTCCGGCCGCGTACGTGACGATCAACCTCGTCGCGATGCTCATGTTCGCGCTGTTTCCGCTGAACGGCATGCATTCGCCGTATGCGCAATGGGGCTGGCGCATTCCGTTCGTGCTCGGCGCGGCGCTCGCGGGCCTGCTGACGATGTACTACGTACGCAAGGTCGCCGAATCGGAGATCTGGGAGAGCGAGGCGGCCGACAAGGCGGCCACCACCGAAAAGCTGCCGCTCTCCGACCTGCTGCGCGGCAAGAGCGGGCGCAACCTGCTGCAGGTGCTGGTGATGATGACAGGCTTCTGGCTTACGCAAAACATCATCACGATTTATCTGCCGACCGGCCTGCTGGTGAAGACACTGCATCTGACAGGCTTTCAGATGACCGCGACGCTGATGGTCACGTACTTCGTGCTGTTTTTCAGCTACATCGGCTCGGGGCTGATTGCGCAGCGCATTGGACGGCGCCGCTTCTTTGTGATCGTCGGCCCGCTGATCGCCACGGTCGGCGCGGTGCTGCTGTACGTGCTGGCGAATGTGGACGGGCTGTCGCTGCCGGCCATCATGGCGCTGGTGTGCGTGCTGGCGGTGCTCGTCACGTCGCCGTGGGGCGTGATCGTCACGTACATCAACGAGCGCTTCGTGACGGATGTGCGCGCAACCGGTTTCGGCGTCGGCTTCAGTCTGTCGGTGATTATCCCTTCGTTTTACGCGTTCTATATGAACTGGCTCGGCGCTTTCATGCCGCTGCGGCTGACCTCGGTCGTGCTGCTGTGCATGGGTGGCCTGATCGGCATGATCGGCGCGCTGATGGGCCCGGAAACGAAGGATGTCGATTTCTGA